TCACCATTTTTTATATTCATAGCCTTTGGTAATAATTCTGTTAATCTAGTATCCATGCAGGTTAATATCACCATTTTCTTTTTAGGTATTTTAGTTGTTATATATTTTTCATAATCTTTATTTTTTACAAAATTTTTATTATACTCAATTATCTTTTCTAATTTGCTCATTTAACCCACATCCTTAATATAATCTTATTTCTATTACTTTTTTATTTTAAAATAATAATGTTTTGATTTTAATTTCATCTAATTCTTCGAAATATTCAAATATTTATTCCTATTATAACAGATATATTATTATATACCTAGCTAGTCTTTCATCATACTAAAAGGCTTGATTCATACAAACGTATCCCTAACAATAAACGCCACAACTACACCTAGTATGCCTAAATTTTAGTGAATAACATCCATATCTTCTGTAAGTTTTATTATTTCATCAATTATATTTCCTATATATTCTATAGTATCTAATAGAGGTTTGTCAGTTGTTATATCTACTCCTGCCATTTTAGCAAGCTCTATGGGCGATTTAGTTCCTCCTGCTTTTAATACTTTTCTCCAATCATCTACAGCAGGCTTACCTTCTTTTAAAATTCTGTTACTTACCTGCGTAGCTATTGTAAGTCCAGCACTATATGTATATGGATAAAGTCCCATATAATAATGTGGCTGCCTCATCCATGTAAGTTCTGCACCATCAACAATTTTCACAGAATCTCCCCAGAATTTTTTAAGAACCCCTTTTTTTATTTCATTAAGATTTTCGGCCTGCACACTTCCGCCAGCATCTATTATTTTATAAACTTCTCTTTGATACGCTGCCTCTAATAAATGCGTTACAAAGTTATGATAATAAGTACGGCTTATCATAGAAGATAAAACCCATCTCTTAAATCTAGGCTCCTCATTTGTTTTCATAAGATAATTTGACATAAGCATCTCATTCATAGTAGATGGTGCTTCTATAAAATATAATGATGGCAACGCATTAAAAATATTTTGATTTTTGTTAATTAGCGTAAAATGACCTGCATGACCTAATTCATGAGCAAGTACAAATACTTCTTTCATTTTCTCAGTCCAAGATAATAAAATTAGAGGATGACTACCATAAGGAGTAGCACAAAAGCCACCTGTTGATTTCCCTTTATTTTGAACAAAGTCGATCCATTTTTCGTCATAAGCTTTTTTTACCATCTCTACATAATCTTCACCTAAAACCGATAATGCTCCCTCAACATATTGTTTTGATTCCTCCACAGATATTGTTGGCTCATAGGTTGGATCTACTTCAAGCTTTAAATCTGCAAATGTCATTTCATTAATATTATGAATTTTTTGGATTAATTTTGCATATTTTCTCATCTGTGGTGCTAGCTTTTCCATGATTATATCTATTTGTCTATCATATAATTCTCTCTCTACCTGTTGAGGAAATAATAAACTATCTATAAC
This window of the Clostridium estertheticum genome carries:
- the pepF gene encoding oligoendopeptidase F, whose product is MKTALKERKDVDKSLTWDLSSLYKTEKQYNLALQGLEELTVEIEKNYKHKLNNANIINECLDKMRVVMESEDLVENYASLQVSTDQANVENQARYMKSINVLADLESRLSFVKSEINEVDDKIIEQAIEESKENEHYLREIKRFKKHSLHPEVEKALSALSGTLDSAYSTYETTKLSDMDFENFIVDGIEYPLSYVLFEDEWEYETDSKIRRAAFKAFSSKLGEYKHTVAALYQTQVQKEKTIASLRGFDSVIDSLLFPQQVERELYDRQIDIIMEKLAPQMRKYAKLIQKIHNINEMTFADLKLEVDPTYEPTISVEESKQYVEGALSVLGEDYVEMVKKAYDEKWIDFVQNKGKSTGGFCATPYGSHPLILLSWTEKMKEVFVLAHELGHAGHFTLINKNQNIFNALPSLYFIEAPSTMNEMLMSNYLMKTNEEPRFKRWVLSSMISRTYYHNFVTHLLEAAYQREVYKIIDAGGSVQAENLNEIKKGVLKKFWGDSVKIVDGAELTWMRQPHYYMGLYPYTYSAGLTIATQVSNRILKEGKPAVDDWRKVLKAGGTKSPIELAKMAGVDITTDKPLLDTIEYIGNIIDEIIKLTEDMDVIH